From a single Streptomyces liliifuscus genomic region:
- a CDS encoding PASTA domain-containing protein, with protein sequence MTSNDSRPFGCAHPTSFEEELVNAMNNFANSADAPTFDAPGITRRSRRKRATAIAGISAALIVAGGGTALASITGGSDAPKPAPAAAITAAPAKDAATLLFAHSAGMTIPIDLLGASLADAKGQIEKTQTKLGKVSKVDCGKYGKPGTVIQVDPHSPKTVANGDTVNVTLCAG encoded by the coding sequence ATGACCTCGAACGATTCGCGGCCCTTCGGCTGCGCACACCCCACATCCTTCGAAGAGGAACTGGTGAACGCCATGAACAACTTCGCGAACTCCGCCGACGCGCCCACCTTCGACGCGCCCGGCATCACCCGCAGGTCCCGTCGCAAGCGCGCCACGGCCATCGCCGGTATCTCGGCCGCCCTCATCGTGGCCGGCGGCGGTACCGCCCTCGCCTCCATCACCGGCGGTTCGGACGCGCCGAAGCCCGCTCCCGCGGCCGCCATCACAGCGGCGCCCGCCAAGGACGCCGCCACCCTGTTGTTCGCCCACAGCGCGGGCATGACCATCCCGATCGATCTCCTCGGCGCCAGCCTGGCCGACGCCAAGGGGCAGATCGAGAAGACCCAGACCAAGCTGGGCAAGGTCAGCAAGGTGGACTGCGGCAAGTACGGCAAGCCGGGCACGGTCATCCAGGTCGACCCCCACAGCCCGAAGACCGTCGCCAACGGCGACACCGTCAATGTGACCCTCTGCGCCGGCTGA
- a CDS encoding SigE family RNA polymerase sigma factor — protein sequence MDLATEWKLSAGRGEAEVGSAEMDFNRFVAARSAPLFRGALVLTGNRETAEDLVQETLERVCRKWRTIAAKDAPDAYVRRIMVNLANDRWRRFRRTVPHQDTGDMAAPGDEYGRIDSRDQLVRALQSLPMRMRTVVVLRYFHDLSDAEIAADLRISQSTVRSQLARGMEKLRSQFPALSGPSPRQPEEGTR from the coding sequence GTGGATCTGGCAACCGAGTGGAAGCTGAGTGCCGGTCGTGGTGAGGCCGAGGTCGGGTCGGCGGAGATGGACTTTAACCGGTTCGTCGCCGCCCGGTCGGCTCCGTTGTTCCGCGGCGCCCTCGTTCTGACCGGGAACCGCGAGACGGCGGAGGACCTGGTCCAGGAGACCCTGGAGCGGGTCTGCCGCAAGTGGCGCACGATCGCCGCCAAGGACGCTCCGGACGCATACGTCCGGCGGATCATGGTGAACCTGGCCAACGACCGTTGGCGGAGGTTCCGTCGCACGGTTCCTCACCAGGACACCGGTGACATGGCGGCTCCGGGTGACGAGTACGGGCGTATAGACAGCAGGGACCAGCTGGTCCGTGCTCTGCAGAGTCTGCCGATGCGGATGCGGACGGTCGTGGTGCTTCGGTACTTCCACGATCTGTCCGACGCCGAGATCGCGGCCGATCTGCGCATCTCGCAGAGCACCGTACGGTCACAGCTCGCTCGCGGCATGGAAAAGCTCAGAAGCCAGTTTCCCGCACTCTCCGGCCCTTCACCGCGGCAGCCCGAGGAGGGAACCCGATGA
- a CDS encoding maleylpyruvate isomerase family mycothiol-dependent enzyme: MTDPEPRAARSSRGTTGAWPLIRAERTALAADVTDLTDEQWKTRSLCTELTVREVLAHLTAGASLNSVRWLAGVIRCRFDFDKQVAMRLAEQLGATPADTLERFRRVVPSTTKPPLPTLAMLGETIVHGEDIRRPLGMVRDHPIETVTKVAEYYRGSDLVVLAKGRIDGLRLTATDGPFTTGTGPLVSGTTLALVMAMTGRAAYCDDLEGDGVELLRTRCETT; this comes from the coding sequence ATGACTGATCCGGAACCGAGAGCAGCCCGCAGCAGCCGAGGGACAACCGGAGCCTGGCCCCTGATCCGCGCCGAGCGAACGGCACTGGCGGCCGATGTCACGGACCTGACCGACGAGCAGTGGAAAACGCGCTCGCTCTGCACCGAGCTGACGGTGCGCGAGGTGCTGGCGCACCTCACCGCGGGTGCGAGCCTCAACTCCGTACGCTGGCTGGCGGGTGTGATCCGCTGCCGGTTCGACTTCGACAAACAGGTGGCGATGCGGCTGGCCGAGCAGCTGGGCGCCACCCCGGCGGACACACTGGAGAGATTCCGACGGGTGGTCCCGAGCACGACCAAGCCTCCCCTCCCCACCCTGGCCATGCTGGGCGAGACGATCGTCCACGGAGAGGACATCCGACGCCCGCTGGGCATGGTCCGCGACCACCCGATCGAGACGGTCACGAAGGTGGCCGAGTACTACCGGGGCTCGGACCTCGTGGTCCTCGCCAAGGGACGCATCGACGGCCTGAGACTCACCGCGACGGACGGCCCTTTCACGACAGGCACCGGCCCGCTGGTCTCAGGTACGACCCTGGCCCTGGTGATGGCGATGACGGGGCGCGCGGCGTACTGCGACGACCTGGAGGGCGACGGAGTGGAGCTGCTCCGGACCCGCTGCGAGACGACGTGA
- a CDS encoding DUF1876 domain-containing protein: MTMKTAVGWHIELEFDEDDNRTRAAALVRLPDGSEVRAHGYASRHPSDSNQPRVGEEVAGARALNELAMKLLTKAHDEIDEASGRTSHPLT; encoded by the coding sequence ATGACGATGAAGACCGCTGTCGGATGGCACATAGAGCTGGAATTCGACGAGGACGACAACCGCACGCGCGCAGCCGCCCTAGTGCGCCTCCCCGACGGAAGCGAGGTACGGGCCCACGGCTACGCGAGCCGCCACCCCTCCGACTCCAACCAGCCGAGGGTGGGCGAGGAAGTAGCCGGCGCCAGGGCCTTGAACGAACTGGCGATGAAACTCCTGACCAAGGCCCACGACGAAATTGACGAGGCCTCGGGCCGAACATCACACCCACTGACGTGA
- a CDS encoding HNH endonuclease signature motif containing protein: MSEVVPGGVPFSTDVAAESLDAWAALLREQAPCGETAAALDDLKGAWLSPRGRIDALAVVERHLAWLQAKQVELLAFISDHTEGSASADVPAVGSDMDAVFLGEWDCAVEEVACALKLANSTAAQRLETARLLTARHPATLGLLADGEISYQQARIVAEQCAALAVDVAGEVERALVEKMPRQAAGQTRAAVRRQVLRVDPEGAEGRHQQRVRERKLLSYPQEDGMALFGAVLPAQRAAVMEQVVEAYALGYGDEGRTLDQKRVDALYDLVVQQPRNGARGAPSTTAVVHVTVPIDVLMGVDDGPGELKGYGPVTASQVRDIAFAAGTVWRRLLVQPAGGLLVKSDPTTYKPTAETARHVVARDQYCAFPSCRMPASRCDLDHVRAFDHARPERGGPTTPENLQPLCRRHHRLKTHHPGWRVGRDARTGDAVWTAPTGHTYVNTPPVYRE; encoded by the coding sequence GTGAGCGAAGTGGTTCCGGGAGGAGTGCCCTTCTCCACTGACGTGGCCGCGGAGTCTTTGGATGCCTGGGCCGCGCTCCTCCGGGAGCAGGCTCCCTGTGGTGAGACCGCTGCTGCTCTTGATGATTTGAAGGGTGCGTGGCTTTCTCCTCGGGGGCGGATTGATGCGCTTGCCGTTGTGGAGCGGCATCTGGCTTGGTTGCAGGCCAAGCAGGTTGAGTTGTTGGCCTTCATTTCCGATCACACCGAGGGGTCGGCGTCGGCCGATGTTCCTGCTGTGGGTTCTGATATGGATGCCGTTTTTCTCGGTGAGTGGGACTGTGCCGTTGAAGAAGTTGCCTGCGCCTTGAAGTTGGCCAATTCCACTGCTGCTCAGCGGTTGGAGACTGCTCGGTTGCTGACGGCTCGGCATCCGGCGACCCTCGGGTTGCTGGCCGATGGGGAGATCTCGTATCAGCAGGCCAGGATCGTGGCCGAGCAGTGTGCTGCGTTGGCGGTGGACGTGGCTGGGGAGGTCGAGCGTGCGCTCGTCGAGAAGATGCCTCGGCAGGCTGCTGGGCAGACTCGGGCCGCTGTGCGGCGGCAGGTTCTTCGGGTTGATCCCGAGGGGGCTGAGGGTCGTCATCAGCAGCGCGTGCGGGAGCGGAAGTTGTTGTCCTATCCGCAGGAGGATGGGATGGCCTTGTTCGGGGCCGTGTTGCCCGCCCAGCGCGCCGCCGTGATGGAGCAGGTCGTGGAGGCGTACGCCCTTGGGTACGGGGACGAGGGGCGTACGTTGGATCAGAAGCGGGTCGATGCGTTGTACGACCTGGTGGTCCAGCAGCCGCGGAATGGAGCGCGTGGGGCCCCTTCCACCACCGCTGTTGTTCACGTCACCGTGCCGATTGATGTGCTTATGGGCGTTGATGACGGGCCGGGTGAGCTGAAGGGGTACGGCCCAGTCACCGCCAGTCAGGTTCGGGACATCGCCTTCGCCGCCGGGACCGTATGGCGGCGGCTTCTTGTTCAGCCTGCTGGTGGGCTGCTCGTGAAGAGCGATCCCACTACCTACAAGCCGACCGCGGAGACCGCGCGGCATGTGGTTGCTCGGGATCAGTACTGTGCGTTTCCCAGTTGTCGGATGCCTGCCTCGCGTTGCGATCTCGATCATGTTCGGGCTTTTGACCATGCTCGTCCTGAGCGGGGCGGGCCCACCACTCCCGAGAATCTTCAGCCGCTGTGTCGGCGGCATCATCGGCTCAAGACTCATCATCCGGGGTGGAGAGTGGGCAGGGATGCCCGTACCGGGGACGCCGTCTGGACCGCGCCGACCGGGCATACGTATGTCAACACCCCGCCCGTCTACCGCGAGTGA
- a CDS encoding DUF397 domain-containing protein, whose protein sequence is MSIARPAPRDPSSWFKSSYSNGAGGECVECAHAVGGALVRDSKDSRGPVLTIRVHAWRAFIRALDGDALAAG, encoded by the coding sequence ATGAGCATTGCGCGGCCTGCTCCCCGGGACCCCTCATCGTGGTTCAAGTCCTCTTACAGCAACGGCGCGGGCGGTGAGTGCGTCGAGTGCGCCCACGCCGTCGGCGGGGCCCTCGTACGCGACTCCAAGGACAGTCGTGGCCCCGTGCTCACCATTCGCGTTCACGCCTGGCGGGCCTTCATACGGGCCTTGGATGGCGATGCTCTCGCGGCAGGCTGA
- a CDS encoding helix-turn-helix domain-containing protein, translating into MAGSPTARRRRLSIELKKLREANALTCAQVGSALDWSGSKVNRMETGSGRVQPSDIDALCRFYETGDELREFLKSLARQAKTRGWWQEHGSGVPQWFSIYIGLEQEASTFRQYQCELLPGLMQTPAYACELHKTGAHLPAQDIDRAVRVRMERQAMLTRPEAPDAWFVVNEGSLRNVIGERALMREQLERILESSELPSVTLQVLPFDSGTYPATGSFTMLGFPDQEDPDIVYRDGITDAVYLEGEHHVREYTRAFDGLRAAALSPQRSAELIKSILKEYAR; encoded by the coding sequence ATGGCAGGTTCACCGACGGCACGCCGTCGTCGCCTCTCGATCGAGCTGAAGAAGCTGCGCGAGGCCAACGCCCTCACCTGCGCCCAAGTCGGTTCGGCACTGGACTGGAGTGGCTCCAAGGTCAATCGGATGGAGACGGGAAGCGGCAGGGTCCAGCCGTCCGACATCGATGCGCTGTGCCGCTTCTACGAGACCGGCGACGAACTGCGCGAGTTCCTGAAGTCTCTTGCGAGGCAGGCCAAGACGCGCGGCTGGTGGCAGGAGCACGGATCGGGGGTGCCCCAGTGGTTCTCCATCTACATCGGCCTGGAGCAGGAAGCCTCCACGTTCCGTCAGTACCAGTGCGAGTTGCTCCCCGGGCTCATGCAGACCCCGGCGTACGCCTGCGAACTTCACAAGACGGGTGCACATCTGCCCGCCCAGGACATCGATCGCGCGGTGCGCGTACGCATGGAGCGCCAGGCCATGCTGACGCGACCCGAGGCCCCGGATGCCTGGTTCGTCGTGAACGAAGGGTCTCTCCGCAATGTCATCGGGGAGCGGGCGCTGATGAGAGAACAGCTCGAACGCATCCTGGAGTCATCGGAGTTGCCGAGCGTCACATTGCAGGTCCTCCCGTTCGACTCAGGCACCTACCCGGCCACGGGATCGTTCACCATGCTCGGCTTCCCCGACCAGGAGGACCCGGACATCGTGTACCGGGACGGCATCACCGATGCCGTCTACCTGGAAGGGGAGCATCATGTGCGTGAGTACACGAGGGCGTTCGACGGCTTGAGGGCAGCTGCCCTGAGCCCTCAGCGCTCCGCCGAGCTGATCAAGTCCATTCTTAAGGAATACGCAAGATGA
- a CDS encoding ATP-binding protein, which translates to MSRKPWDLAFTAEPEEVAALRRIMRLHLGVWGLHEVTDDAQLCVSELVSNVITHVGPGTPTTLAVSMNGTHLRIEVHDPGARALPTLLSSDLDAESGRGMALIDATADRWGVQLLADRKVTWCELSTSLTTPNGHGGGSRVARAEGMLDLYRAAKSPRTAVASSLSMATAEEAAIHAIADLLHWLRAHGRDADEALDRAQTHFEAEVGLVGESM; encoded by the coding sequence ATGTCCCGGAAGCCATGGGACTTGGCCTTCACGGCCGAACCCGAGGAGGTGGCAGCCCTGCGCCGCATCATGAGGCTGCACCTGGGGGTCTGGGGCCTGCACGAAGTCACCGACGACGCCCAACTCTGCGTTAGCGAGCTCGTGTCCAACGTAATTACGCACGTTGGTCCCGGCACTCCGACCACTCTCGCTGTCTCTATGAACGGCACTCATCTGCGTATCGAGGTCCACGACCCCGGCGCCCGAGCCCTTCCGACGCTCCTTAGCTCGGACCTCGATGCCGAGTCGGGGCGGGGCATGGCACTCATCGATGCCACCGCCGACCGCTGGGGCGTCCAACTCCTGGCTGACCGCAAAGTGACATGGTGCGAGCTCTCCACCAGCCTGACCACGCCCAACGGGCACGGCGGAGGATCCCGTGTGGCAAGAGCCGAGGGAATGCTCGATCTGTATCGGGCAGCAAAGTCGCCGCGAACAGCAGTCGCAAGTTCGCTGAGCATGGCCACGGCAGAGGAAGCGGCGATCCATGCCATCGCCGACCTCCTGCACTGGCTTCGAGCGCATGGCCGTGATGCGGATGAAGCGCTCGACCGAGCCCAGACGCACTTCGAGGCTGAAGTTGGCCTCGTAGGCGAATCGATGTGA
- a CDS encoding DEAD/DEAH box helicase: protein MSEPGDLSQPVAGVYEELITLRCEQRLKELAALGWHPVHEAVGAESVPHVLARHVAGAVRRVLNTLPAAERVHAANHLLESIGTLEGAKEWVDVVAEGPRQLLALTRQEAPGVFAVRPAIPLSDTALITNSPEDPSLGFELRAELATTDRVDLLCAFVKWHGLRIIEQSLKAAHERDVPIRVITTTYIGATERRALDRLVQDFNAEVKVNYETRSTRLHAKAWLFRRRSGYDTAYVGSSNLSKAALLDGLEWNVRLSSIATPDVLRKFEATFEAYWSDPSFETYDPEADGTRLQEALAIAGGTSSKPAVDRGITLSGLEVRPYAHQRDMLERLEVDREVHDRHRNLLVAATGTGKTVMAALDYKQLRKKHGRDLRLLFVAHRKEILQQSLRTYQDVLVDPNFGESLHSGEIPERWTHVFASVQSLNARALDQLSPDHFDMIVIDEFHHGTSPTYRKILDHFHPLELLGLTATPERMDGKNIQDEFFDGRIAAEMRLWEALENDLLSPFHYFGISDNTDLSTVKWGRGAYDASDLSNVLTGNDARARLVVKAVEEKLVEPGAMRALGFCVSVKHAHFMAKHFRVAGLNAIALSGESPAEQRKQALADLKSGSLQAIFSVDLFNEGLDIPDVDTLLLLRPTSSATVFLQQLGRGLRRTEDKAVLTVLDFIGQHRKEFRFENQFRALTNLTRKRLLDNIEHDFPQLPSGCQILLEEKAKKTIIANIKEQIGVNVTALAREVADYSEPKLSHYLRESGRELKELYRGNGNSWTGLLRRSGLLKGAEPESEAALLKRISAFLHVDDPLRVAAYTRMLEDDAPLYTELDEQGQAYARMLFFQLWPLGGITRKGFAHYDAGFATLRKQHAIRSELRQVLAYNLDHTEHVPVPLLGIGGQNGVPLTVHASYSREEILPALGQSYIGGFMPGDFREGVKWCESHKTDALLITLEKDEKDFSPQTRYHDYALSETAFHWESQNQTSDTSPTGLRYQHHTTEGSHVLLFVRRYKSTDIGGAQPWMLLGPAEYDGHTGSKPMAITWKLRHEIPADVWTYSAIVAG, encoded by the coding sequence GTGTCTGAGCCGGGAGACCTGTCGCAGCCCGTCGCGGGTGTGTACGAGGAGCTCATCACGCTGCGGTGCGAGCAGAGGCTGAAGGAACTCGCCGCCCTGGGATGGCACCCGGTACACGAGGCTGTGGGAGCCGAATCGGTTCCCCATGTTCTGGCAAGACACGTCGCCGGAGCTGTTCGACGCGTACTGAACACCCTCCCAGCTGCGGAGCGGGTGCACGCGGCGAACCACCTCCTGGAGTCCATCGGCACTCTTGAAGGGGCGAAGGAATGGGTGGACGTGGTCGCCGAAGGACCGCGCCAACTCCTAGCGCTAACACGGCAGGAGGCACCGGGTGTCTTCGCCGTCCGCCCGGCTATCCCACTCTCCGACACAGCGCTGATAACCAACTCGCCAGAGGACCCCAGTCTCGGCTTCGAACTGCGCGCCGAGCTCGCCACCACCGACCGGGTCGATCTCCTCTGCGCCTTCGTGAAGTGGCACGGTCTGCGCATCATCGAGCAGTCCCTCAAAGCAGCCCATGAGCGGGACGTACCCATACGCGTCATCACGACGACGTACATCGGAGCAACCGAGCGTCGCGCTCTGGATCGTTTGGTGCAAGATTTCAACGCCGAAGTCAAGGTCAACTACGAGACACGGTCGACACGGCTTCACGCCAAAGCTTGGCTATTCCGTCGCAGGAGCGGTTACGACACGGCGTACGTCGGGAGCTCCAACCTCTCAAAAGCCGCACTGCTCGATGGTCTGGAGTGGAATGTTCGACTGTCTTCCATCGCCACGCCCGATGTACTCCGAAAATTCGAGGCAACCTTCGAGGCGTACTGGAGTGACCCGTCCTTCGAGACATACGACCCCGAAGCTGATGGAACTCGCCTACAGGAAGCCTTGGCGATCGCCGGAGGCACCTCTTCAAAGCCAGCCGTGGACCGCGGTATCACGCTGTCCGGTCTTGAGGTGCGGCCCTACGCACATCAGCGCGACATGTTGGAGCGGCTAGAAGTCGATCGGGAGGTGCACGACCGACACCGAAATCTTCTAGTGGCGGCTACTGGAACCGGCAAGACTGTGATGGCTGCACTCGATTACAAGCAGCTACGCAAGAAGCACGGACGTGACCTGCGGCTACTATTCGTCGCCCACCGCAAGGAGATCTTGCAGCAGTCCTTGCGAACCTATCAAGACGTCTTGGTAGACCCGAACTTCGGCGAGTCTCTCCACAGCGGGGAAATCCCAGAGCGGTGGACGCATGTCTTCGCCAGCGTGCAATCACTGAACGCACGCGCTCTCGACCAGCTTTCCCCTGATCATTTCGACATGATCGTGATCGACGAATTCCATCACGGGACCTCACCGACGTATCGGAAGATCCTCGATCACTTCCATCCATTGGAGCTGCTTGGGCTGACAGCGACGCCTGAGCGTATGGATGGAAAGAACATCCAAGACGAGTTCTTCGACGGCCGGATCGCTGCCGAGATGCGGCTATGGGAGGCTTTGGAGAATGATCTACTCAGCCCCTTTCACTACTTCGGAATCAGCGACAACACCGATCTGAGTACGGTGAAGTGGGGCCGCGGAGCGTACGACGCAAGTGATTTGAGCAACGTACTGACCGGCAATGACGCACGGGCACGGCTGGTCGTGAAGGCCGTTGAAGAAAAGCTCGTGGAGCCCGGTGCCATGCGGGCACTGGGCTTCTGCGTGTCAGTCAAGCACGCGCACTTCATGGCGAAGCACTTCCGCGTTGCTGGCCTCAACGCCATTGCCTTGTCCGGCGAGAGTCCAGCCGAGCAACGCAAGCAGGCACTGGCTGACCTCAAGTCCGGGTCCCTACAGGCGATCTTCTCCGTCGATCTCTTCAACGAGGGCCTCGACATCCCTGATGTAGACACGCTGCTTCTGCTCCGCCCCACCTCAAGCGCAACGGTGTTCCTCCAGCAGCTCGGCCGGGGCCTTCGCCGCACCGAGGACAAAGCGGTGCTGACCGTGCTGGACTTCATCGGGCAGCATCGCAAGGAGTTTCGCTTCGAGAATCAGTTCCGAGCGCTCACGAACCTGACCCGCAAGCGACTCCTGGACAACATCGAGCATGACTTCCCGCAGCTTCCGTCCGGCTGCCAGATCCTCCTTGAGGAGAAGGCGAAGAAGACCATCATCGCCAACATCAAGGAACAGATCGGCGTCAACGTTACTGCCCTGGCGCGCGAGGTCGCAGACTATTCCGAACCGAAGCTGAGCCACTATCTCCGCGAGAGCGGGCGCGAACTAAAAGAGCTCTACCGAGGAAACGGCAACTCATGGACTGGGCTGCTGCGCCGCTCTGGCCTGTTGAAGGGTGCGGAACCGGAAAGTGAAGCAGCACTACTCAAGCGAATCTCCGCCTTCCTCCACGTGGATGACCCGCTCCGAGTAGCAGCGTACACACGGATGTTGGAAGACGACGCCCCCCTCTACACCGAACTCGACGAGCAGGGGCAGGCCTACGCCCGCATGCTCTTCTTCCAGCTGTGGCCGCTCGGAGGCATCACCCGCAAGGGCTTCGCACACTACGACGCCGGATTTGCAACTCTGCGCAAGCAGCACGCCATCCGCAGCGAGCTACGCCAGGTGCTGGCATACAACCTCGATCACACCGAGCACGTCCCGGTCCCACTGCTAGGGATTGGCGGGCAGAACGGCGTCCCACTGACCGTGCACGCCTCTTACAGCCGCGAGGAGATCCTTCCCGCCCTTGGCCAGTCCTACATCGGCGGCTTCATGCCAGGCGACTTCCGCGAGGGTGTGAAGTGGTGCGAGTCGCACAAGACCGACGCTCTCCTCATCACGCTAGAGAAGGACGAGAAAGACTTCTCTCCGCAGACCCGCTATCACGACTACGCACTGAGCGAGACTGCCTTCCATTGGGAGTCCCAAAACCAGACCTCGGACACCTCCCCGACCGGGCTCCGCTACCAGCATCACACCACTGAGGGCAGTCACGTTCTGCTCTTTGTGCGCCGCTACAAGAGCACTGATATCGGAGGAGCTCAACCCTGGATGCTGCTCGGCCCGGCCGAGTACGACGGCCACACGGGAAGCAAGCCGATGGCAATCACATGGAAGCTGAGGCACGAGATCCCAGCGGATGTCTGGACGTACTCGGCAATCGTGGCGGGGTGA
- a CDS encoding YDG/SRA domain-containing protein, which translates to MDVLRAKLHRANQKGISWLADKDGSEVGDAIVLHGGYEDDEDHWTWVRYTGASPDKDKDAATGKLLRSQSWLYQDNAALKRSYERKYPVRVIRGFEGDPRYSLPDDYRYDGLYEITAIRTAISKSPAPDGSDIEICQFDLERLSDPLQEPTSAERHIVEMLEELDEQQEEKFPEVRTSKVQRLVRDAAAARRVKKLYAGECQLCGLRMEGPDGKPYSEGAHIRPIGAPHHGPDVEPNILCLCPNCHVRLDIGAVVVADDWSIIVRAGMFGADVLPKLTMKGWHKVHPDYVRYHREKWEKQASPSQEQ; encoded by the coding sequence ATGGATGTGCTGCGGGCCAAGCTGCACCGAGCCAACCAGAAGGGCATCTCTTGGCTCGCCGACAAGGACGGCAGTGAAGTCGGCGACGCCATCGTGCTGCACGGGGGGTACGAAGACGACGAGGATCACTGGACGTGGGTGCGATACACAGGCGCCTCGCCGGACAAAGACAAGGATGCAGCAACTGGGAAGCTTCTGCGTAGCCAATCATGGCTGTATCAGGATAATGCTGCCCTGAAGCGCAGCTATGAGCGCAAATATCCCGTCCGTGTCATCCGCGGCTTTGAAGGAGACCCGCGCTACTCGCTGCCTGATGACTACCGTTATGACGGCCTGTACGAGATTACGGCGATCCGTACGGCGATTTCGAAGTCGCCTGCACCAGACGGCTCGGATATCGAAATCTGCCAGTTCGACTTGGAGCGTCTTTCTGACCCTCTCCAAGAGCCTACCTCTGCAGAGCGCCATATCGTCGAAATGCTAGAGGAGCTCGACGAACAGCAAGAGGAAAAGTTTCCCGAGGTGCGCACTTCGAAGGTGCAGCGTCTTGTGCGGGATGCCGCGGCAGCCAGGCGCGTTAAGAAGCTTTACGCAGGCGAGTGCCAGCTGTGTGGCCTCCGCATGGAAGGACCGGATGGAAAACCCTACAGCGAGGGTGCTCACATAAGGCCTATAGGTGCGCCTCACCATGGCCCTGACGTTGAGCCGAATATCCTGTGCCTGTGCCCCAACTGCCATGTGCGGCTCGATATCGGGGCTGTCGTCGTTGCCGATGACTGGTCAATCATCGTGCGCGCAGGCATGTTCGGCGCAGATGTATTGCCGAAGCTGACGATGAAGGGTTGGCACAAAGTGCACCCGGACTATGTTCGCTATCACCGTGAGAAGTGGGAGAAGCAGGCCAGCCCCAGCCAGGAACAGTAA
- a CDS encoding class E sortase, whose translation MRVPVVHQRARRRRARYARLLWNGAEILVTLGVVLMLLVVHQLWWTNRQAREGAERKVQALESEWGARDGSEGGEGSAAVGGSGSGGGSGSSRDRSGADSRTAPDSASATDTNPRPRWTQAYAILSIPRLGLRVPVAEGISKGNVLNKGYVGHYPDTAQPGRAGNFALAGHRNTHGEPFRYINRLRRGDRIEVETPAAVYTYVVDRTLAQTSAGDGGVIREIPRSSVRPSYGYTDPGYYLTLTTCTPEYTSKYRLVVWGKLGSMRPR comes from the coding sequence ATGCGAGTCCCCGTCGTTCATCAGCGGGCCCGGCGGCGGCGTGCGCGCTACGCCCGCCTTCTCTGGAACGGCGCCGAGATCCTCGTAACCCTCGGTGTCGTCCTCATGCTCCTCGTCGTCCACCAGCTGTGGTGGACCAATCGGCAGGCCCGTGAGGGCGCCGAGAGGAAGGTCCAGGCCCTGGAGAGCGAGTGGGGTGCCAGGGATGGGAGTGAGGGTGGGGAGGGCTCGGCCGCGGTCGGCGGGTCCGGCTCGGGCGGTGGGTCCGGCTCTTCCCGTGACCGGTCCGGTGCCGACTCCCGGACTGCGCCTGACTCCGCCTCGGCCACCGACACCAACCCCCGTCCCCGCTGGACCCAGGCGTACGCCATCCTCAGCATCCCCCGCCTCGGCCTGCGCGTTCCGGTCGCGGAAGGGATCAGTAAGGGGAACGTGCTGAACAAGGGGTACGTCGGTCATTACCCGGACACCGCGCAGCCCGGGCGGGCCGGGAACTTCGCGCTCGCCGGGCATCGGAACACGCATGGGGAGCCGTTCCGGTACATCAACCGGCTCCGGCGGGGGGACCGGATCGAGGTCGAGACCCCGGCCGCCGTCTACACGTACGTCGTCGACAGGACGCTGGCGCAGACCTCGGCGGGGGACGGTGGAGTGATACGGGAGATTCCTCGCAGCTCGGTCAGGCCCTCGTACGGCTACACGGACCCCGGGTACTACCTCACGCTCACCACGTGCACTCCGGAGTACACGTCCAAGTACCGCCTGGTGGTCTGGGGGAAGCTCGGTTCCATGCGGCCCCGCTGA